A genomic region of Colletotrichum destructivum chromosome 1, complete sequence contains the following coding sequences:
- a CDS encoding Putative cyclophilin-type peptidyl-prolyl cis-trans isomerase domain, U-box, whose product MGKNTDKLYITHSEWSSSDAYSASAGANVNGRSRPGSFRRLPFNFCAASLQPFKNPVCTKDGTIFDVEVISSWLDKHDTNPVNGEPLGAKDLIKLNFARNAGSDSRSAGLSDGQGDLIDPVTFKVFTDNTHIVAVQHGSYANVFAWETVERMNIKAKNWRDLVDDVEFTRADIITLQDPQNATSRDLSQFKFLKDGEEAILTKEQEDERKNGNVNIDALGRIGDKVLRAKEAVEKARRERGEGGDINRTSGAVIRSGSAAHRKSMIMEKKVPSNAAVYTTGRAAASFTSTGLTPETSGERALLTDEEYMLKPKRVKIKGYARIETNLGDLNIELYPEYAPRAVWNFTRLAQKGYYKGVTFHRNIRNFMLQGGDPSGTGKGGTSIWGKNFQDEFDGPLTHDARGIISMANKGKNTNSSQFFIIYRPTKHLDNKHTVFGKVVGGLDVLSKMEDVPTDGSDRPLNKIVMKEVVVYLDPFEEFLREKSETDKLEKTKQAIALSGGTEDDKTTWTGKRVRADGTVDNGSAGAGVGRYLKSQEKPTTATDADFDTWEEPAKKKTKRGGFGNFDNW is encoded by the coding sequence ATGGGCAAGAACACGGACAAACTCTACATCACCCACTCCGAGTGGTCGTCCTCGGACGCATACTCTGCCAGTGCCGGCGCCAATGTCAACGGACGCTCACGGCCAGGCTCGTTTCGCCGACTTCCCTTCAACTTTTGCGCTGCCAGCCTACAGCCGTTCAAGAACCCCGTATGTACTAAGGATGGAACCATTTTCGATGTCGAGGTCATCAGTTCCTGGTTGGACAAACACGACACCAATCCCGTGAACGGCGAGCCACTTGGCGCCAAAGACCTTATCAAACTCAACTTCGCCAGAAATGCGGGATCCGACTCGAGAAGCGCAGGCCTCAgcgacggccagggcgaTTTGATCGACCCTGTTACCTTCAAGGTCTTCACGGACAACACCCACATCGTGGCGGTTCAGCACGGAAGCTACGCAAACGTCTTTGCCTGGGAAACCGTCGAGCGAATGAACATCAAGGCAAAGAACTGGCGAGacctggtcgacgacgtggaGTTCACGAGAGCCGATATAATCACCCTGCAGGATCCCCAAAACGCCACCAGCAGGGACTTGAGTCAGTTCAAGTTCCTaaaggatggcgaggaggcgatCCTTACCAAGGAGCAGGAAGACGAGCGGAAGAACGGCAATGTTAACATCGACGCATTGGGTCGCATCGGTGACAAGGTTTTGAGGGCgaaggaggccgtcgagaaggctCGCAGGGAACGCGGGGAAGGTGGCGACATCAACCGCACGTCCGGCGCCGTTATCAGGTCGGGATCCGCGGCACATCGCAAGTCCATGATCATGGAGAAGAAAGTCCCATCCAATGCCGCCGTCTATACAACTGGCAGAGCGGCCGCCAGTTTCACCAGCACAGGACTCACGCCCGAGACGAGCGGCGAAAGAGCACTGCTGACGGACGAAGAGTACATGCTCAAGCCGAAGCGAGTCAAGATCAAGGGCTACGCCCGCATTGAGACGAACCTCGGCGACCTGAATATCGAGCTCTACCCAGAGTATGCGCCTCGTGCGGTGTGGAACTTCACGAGACTCGCGCAGAAGGGCTACTACAAAGGCGTCACCTTCCACAGGAACATCAGAAACTTCATGCTTCAAGGGGGCGACCCCTCGGGTACGGGCAAAGGTGGGACTAGTATTTGGGGAAAGAACTTCCAAGACGAGTTCGATGGACCCTTGACACACGATGCTCGAGGTATCATCAGCATGGCCAACAAGGGCAAGAACACCAACTCTAGCCAGTTTTTCATCATCTACCGGCCAACGAAGCATCTGGACAACAAACACACGGTATTTGGCAAGGTTGTCGGCGGTCTGGACGTGCTGTCAAAGATGGAAGATGTTCCTACCGACGGATCCGACCGCCCGCTCAACAAGATTGTGATGAAGGAAGTGGTAGTATACCTGGATCCTTTTGAGGAGTTCTTAagggagaagagcgagacGGATAAACTAGAAAAGACCAAGCAAGCGATTGCACTGAGTGGCGGTACAGAAGACGACAAGACAACATGGACCGGCAAACGGGTCCGAGCCGACGGGACTGTAGACAACGGAAGCGCAGGCGCCGGTGTGGGCAGGTATCTCAAGTCGCAGGAGAAGCCCACCACGGCTACGGATGCAGATTTTGATACCTGGGAGGAAccggccaagaagaagaccaagCGCGGCGGCTTCGGTAATTTTGACAACTGGTGA
- a CDS encoding Putative protein arginine methyltransferase NDUFAF7: MQRLLSRRALAAGLRGLTVPRAAAPCAIRGHPTVQVSRGFSWTVSRWMEENEKKDERKWSTPLAKQLAEAISMTGPVPLASYMRMCLTGDIDGYYTGLAEENRDQFGLKGDFITSPEISQIFGELIGIWFVTEWLSQGKPKRGVELIEVGPGRGTLMDDMLRAIQNFKDLAQSIDAIYMVEASPQLRETQKNLLCGPDAPMTESKVGYHSICKYANVPIVWTETVKSIPQSPEKMPFIVAHEFFDALPIHVFQAVTVPPPLPKEPAPSTPVSNRPSPSDETKGPKEPTVEWREMLVSPTPPDATHATMNIPKSEQGDPIPDFQMTLSSGPTRHSRYLPDTSSRYRRLKATVPNAVVEICPDASLYAVDFASRIGGSNQHPKPRPSGAALILDYGTSESVPINSLRGIRRHRRVSPFSNPGLVDLSADVDFTAIAEEAMRATEGIEVHGPVEQGAFLSQMGIKQRAEVLAMLLRDKHKFKEAQAINEACERLVNRGRGGMGKVYKAMAILPENSGLRRPVGFGGDI; encoded by the exons ATGCAACGCCTGCTTTCTCGACGAGCTCTGGCGGCTGGTCTGCGAGGGCTCACCGTGCCCCGTGCCGCCGCGCCTTGCGCGATTCGAGGGCATCCGACGGTGCAGGTGTCGAGGGGCTTCTCCTGGACTGTGTCGAGGTGGATGGAGGAaaacgagaagaaggatgagAGGAAATGGTCCACGCCGCTAGCAAAGCAGTTGGCCGAGGCCATTTCG ATGACCGGCCCCGTTCCCCTTGCGAGCTATATGCGCATGTGTTTAACTGGCGATATCGACGGATACTATACGGGCCTGGCTGAGGAGAACAGGGACCAGTTCGGTTTGAAGGGTGACTTTATCACTTCGCCTGAGATCTCCCAGATATTCGGCGAGCTGATTGGCATCTGGTTCGTCACGGAGTGGCTGAGCCAAGGGAAGCCCAAACGAGGCGTGGAGCTCATCGAGGTCGGCCCCGGACGCGGTACACTGATGGACGATATGCTTCGT GCAATCCAGAACTTCAAAGACCTGGCGCAGAGTATCGACGCTATCTACATGGTCGAGGCGAGCCCACAGCTGCGCGAGACGCAGAAGAACCTCCTCTGTGGCCCTGACGCGCCCATGACCGAGTCCAAGGTTGGCTACCACAGCATTTGCAAATACGCAAACGTTCCCATCGTTTGGACTGAGACTGTCAAGTCCATCCCGCAGA GCCCTGAGAAGATGCCCTTCATCGTAGCGCACGAGTTCTTCGATGCTCTTCCCATTCACGTCTTCCAGGCCGTGAccgtcccccccccactACCCAAGGAGCCTGCCCCAAGCACTCCTGTTTCCAATAGACCCTCCCCCTCTGATGAGACCAAGGGGCCTAAGGAGCCCACCGTCGAGTGGCGCGAGATGCTCGTCTCCCCGACCCCGCCAGACGCAACACATGCGACTATGAACATTCCTAAATCCGAGCAGGGCGATCCGATTCCTGATTTCCAGATGACGCTCTCCTCGGGTCCCACTCGCCACTCGCGGTACCTCCCCGATACCTCGTCCCGCTACCGCCGCCTCAAGGCCACGGTCCccaacgccgtcgtcgagattTGCCCGGACGCCTCACTCTATGCCGTCGACTTCGCCAGCCGCATCGGCGGCTCCAATCAGCACCCCAAGCCTCGGCCCTCGGGCGCCGCGCTGATCCTCGACTATGGCACGTCCGAAAGCGTCCCCATCAACTCGCTCCGGGGCatccgccgccatcgtcgcgtTAGCCCCTTTTCCAACCCTGGTCTCGTGGACCTGAGCGCGGATGTCGACTTCACCGCCAtcgcggaggaggcgatGCGCGCGACTGAGGGCATCGAGGTCCACGGCCCTGTCGAACAGGGCGCGTTTCTGAGCCAGATGGGCATCAAGCAGCGTGCCGAGGTGCTCGCCATGCTGCTCAGAGATAAACACAAATTCAAAGAGGCGCAGGCCATCAACGAGGCCTGTGAGCGCCTCGTCaaccgcggccgcggcggaaTGGGCAAGGTCTACAAGGCCATGGCGATCCTGCCTGAGAATAGCGGATTGCGACGgcccgtcggcttcggcggtgATATATAA
- a CDS encoding Putative serine/threonine-protein kinase, active, with product MASNGKSRWADSEEDAALEAKLKREKEEKKRLKAEKARVAEAERLAQQTRVSIDNSSVSGNDGNGDSRPAKRRKFAPDAESGREPATADDASDKKEGAARLMRFPLGRWGKCRSVENYDKLNDIEEGTYGWVSRAKETASGKVVALKRLKIEPSDRNGLPVTGLREIQILRDCSHRNIVNLEEVVVGDDTSKIENIFLVLEFVEHDLKSILEDMPEPFLLSEVKTLLRQLTAGVAYLHDNWVLHRDLKTSNLLLNNRGQLKIADFGMARYVGDPPPKLTQLVVTLWYRSPELLLGARAYGRAVDMWSIGCIFGELLTREPLLQGTNEVDQVTKIFELCGVPTQESWPSFRSLPNARSLRFPKTSLATGSVIRTKFTTLTNAGCALLNELLSLNPDSRPSAKEMLEHKYFREDPKPKKESMFPTFPSKAGQERRRRHEPNAPIRGQNAVELGDVDFSGIFQGRDKEERGGGFSLRMV from the exons ATGGCAAGCAACGGAAAGTCAAGATGGGCAGacagcgaggaggatgccgcTCTAGAGGCCAAGCTCAAACgggaaaaggaggagaagaagcgcctTAAGGCCGAAAAGGCGCGTGTAGCCGAGGCGGAACGATTGGCGCAACAAACGAGGGTGAGCATCGACAATAGCTCCGTGAGCGGCAACGATGGAAATGGCGACTCACGGCCAGCGAAACGACGCAAGTTCGCCCCGGACGCagagagtgggagagaaCCCGCCACGGCGGATGATGCGTCGGATAAGAAAGAGGGCGCCGCGAGGCTCATGCGCTTCCCCCTTGGCCGCTGGGGCAAGTGCCGGAGCGTTGAGAACTACGACAAGCTCAACGACATCGAAGAGGGCACGTATGGATGGGTGTCGCGAGCGAAGGAGACCGCGAGCGGCAAGGTGGTTGCACTGAAGCGGTTGAAGATCGAGCCGAGCGACCGCAACGGGTTACCGGTGACAGGCCTGCGGGAGATACAGATACTGCGCGACTGCAGTCACCGCAACATCGTCAATCTGGAAGAGGTCGTGGTAGGAGACGACACGTCAAAGATTGAAAA CATCTTCCTTGTACTAGAATTCGTGGAACACGACCTGAAGAGCATACTAGAAGATATGCCCGAGCCCTTCCTCCTGTCCGAAGTCAAGACGCTGCTCCGGCAGCTGACGGCGGGTGTTGCGTACCTACACGACAACTGGGTCCTCCACCGCGATCTCAAGACGTCGAACTTGCTGCTCAACAACCGTGGTCAGCTTAAGATCGCCGACTTCGGCATGGCGCGGTATGTCGGCGACCCCCCACCGAAACTGACGCAGCTCGTCGTGACCCTGTGGTATCGCTCGCCAgagctgctcctcggcgcgCGAGCTTACGGTCGCGCCGTCGATATGTGGAGCATCGGCTGCATCTTTGGCGAGCTGCTCACACGCGAACCCCTGCTGCAAGGCACCAACGAGGTCGACCAGGTGACCAAGATCTTTGAGCTCTGCGGTGTGCCCACGCAGGAGTCGTGGCCGTCGTTCCGTAGCCTGCCCAACGCGCGCTCGTTGCGTTTTCCAAAGACATCGCTGGCCACGGGATCCGTAATCCGGACCAAGTTCACGACGTTGACGAATGCTGGGTGCGCGTTGCTGAATGAACTGCTGTCCCTGAATCCAGAttcaaggccgtcggccaAGGAGATGTTGGAACACAAGTACTTTAGGGAGGATCCGAAGCCTAAAAAGGAGAGCATGTTCCCGACCTTCCCCAGCAAAGCGGGCCaggagaggagaagacgacATGAGCCAAACGCCCCTATCCGCGGTCAAAACGCTGTTGAGCTGGGTGACGTTGACTTTAGCGGCATCTTTCAAGGGAGAgacaaggaggagaggggcggcggcttctCCCTGCGCATGGTGTAG
- a CDS encoding Putative short-chain dehydrogenase/reductase SDR, NAD(P)-binding domain superfamily, with the protein MMRAVIPFMREKKSGAIVNIASTAGTSGAVAGIAYTCSKHRLIGATKNMAWRFRKEGIRCNAVLPGAVDSRIGKAIGAGHGGE; encoded by the exons ATGATGAGGGCCGTGATCCCCTTCatgagggagaagaagtcgggcgccatcgtcaacatcGCCAGCACGGCCGGGACCTCGGGGGCCGTGGCTGGGATTGCGTACACGTGTAGCAAGCACCGCTTG ATCGGAGCAACCAAGAACATGGCCTGGCGCTTCCGCAAGGAAGGCATCCGATGCAACGCCGTGTTGCCTGGCGCCGTGGACTCGAGGATCGGAAAGGCCATCGGGGCGGGCCATGGGGGTGAGTAA
- a CDS encoding Putative mRNA decapping protein 2, Box A, which produces MAEEKMQLEDWLDDLCVRFIINLPEEDLSSVARICFQIEEAQWFYEDFVRPLDPTLPSMTLRSFSLRIFQHCPLLAPFSVENHTKAFEEFLQYKTRVPVRGAILLNEAMDSTILVKGWKKGANWSFPRGKINKDEDDLECAVREVYEETGYDLHAAGLVPENRDDVKYIEVTMREQQLRLYVFRDVPMDTHFQPRTRKEISKIQWYKLSELPAFRKKGNQPQNDAAAAANANKFYMVAPFLVPLKKWVVQQKRKDAVKAANEAHFNPYSLHEEPLTEDDVWQTEPATDVSNRTPGLDTLEGATQELQRLLKVKPTAAQATSKPASPDVGSDKGASLLAILQAKNQAAAQGMPITQLPHTPLDHTTREAPLPHSPHGQHHPQQRAPLASYQAPPEFPVVPDGTPQSWAFNQSGNSGPVPPQVRHHDPSMMGGPAYVPHPPLRHPQPLPPQVQQTLLARGGFADTTPPPPPKHAQGTVNQPMANAQFPQVHFQQQTQNILYRNKLPSAQLSNHSMALLGVLKSDTKTDSPDRAHQTGSQPFAPTPSGHDQPFSGIQGHGGVSAYVQPPVLNVGEQQHHQVNPAVNSRSQQPGDPLHRSTLLQMFKKPEIHSPPTNQPAELPANTASATLMKGLSTVKATNQGTHSPVFQSRVAQPVSSSPLSRPPQGVSDVNSQVNIQSLSLQPQGGRREHQSPQPIAGYNSRAAENRVPSYQGTYSHPAVNNNQSPQMFSSQIHQRGETLNKSGGPRAPALASILGAAGADKPSSLASPPAASALPAPGGLQQKSQMSTEQRQKLLSLFGKPQSPSPGPAFDIDDKGKTREMAAPDGSKRSRVASLASASGQGAPEGLPESRRGSQTPISPADRSFLLGYLASVANAK; this is translated from the exons ATGGCCGAAGAAAAGATGCAGCTCGAGGATT GGTTGGACGATCTATGTGTCCGATTCATCATCAACCTGCCTGAAGAAGATCTTTCGTCCGTTGCACGCATTTGCTTCCAGATAGAAGAGGCACAATGGTTCTACGAAGACTTCGTCCGACCGCTCGATCCCACGCTTCCCTCCATGACCCTTAGAAGTTTTAGTCTTCGCATCTTCCAGCATTGTCCGTTGTTGGCACCGTTCTCTGTCGAGAACCACACAAAGGCTTTCGAAGAGTTCTTACAATATAAGACGAGAGTTCCTGTGAGGGGAGCCATCCTACTCAATGAGGCGATGGACTCGACCATCCTAGTCAAAGGCTGGAAGAAGGGTGCAAACTGGAGTTTCCCCCGTGGAAAGATCAAcaaggacgaagacgatctCGAATGCGCTGTTCGGGAGGTTTACGAGGAGACCGGTTACGACCTGCATGCTGCTGGTTTGGTCCCCGAGAACCGAGATGACGTCAAATATATCGAAGTCACCATGAGAGAGCAACAGCTGAGGCTCTACGTGTTCCGCGATGTGCCAATGGATACCCACTTCCAGCCACGGACGAGGAAAGAGATCAGTAAGATTCAGTGGTACAAGCTCTCGGAGCTTCCTGCATTTCGAAAGAAGGGCAACCAGCCCCAGAACgacgctgctgcagctgccaACGCCAACAAGTTCTACATGGTGGCCCCGTTTCTGGTCCCTCTCAAGAAATGGGTTGTACAACAGAAGCGGAAAGATGCTGTCAAGGCTGCCAACGAGGCACATTTCAACCCCTACTCCCTCCATGAAGAGCCTCTCACTGAGGACGATGTCTGGCAGACGGAGCCTGCCACGGATGTTTCGAACCGAACACCTGGCCTAGATACCCTTGAGGGGGCAACGCAGGAACTGCAACGGCTTTTAAAGGTCAAGCCAACAGCCGCGCAGGCAACTTCGAAACCTGCGTCCCCGGATGTTGGCTCAGACAAGGGCGCATCATTGCTCGCCATTCTGCAGGCCAAGAATCAGGCCGCTGCTCAAGGAATGCCCATCACTCAACTTCCTCATACACCCCTCGATCATACCACCAGAGAGGCTCCGCTACCGCACAGCCCTCACGGCCAACACCATCCCCAGCAACGGGCGCCGCTTGCAAGCTATCAAGCTCCACCTGAATTTCCCGTTGTGCCAGACGGTACACCGCAGTCATGGGCGTTTAATCAATCTGGCAATTCCGGCCCGGTTCCCCCTCAGGTTAGGCATCACGATccgtcgatgatgggcgGTCCTGCGTACGTGCCACATCCGCCACTGAGGCATCCTCAACCTCTGCCTCCTCAGGTTCAGCAGACGCTCTTGGCCAGAGGTGGGTTCGCCGATACCACTCCGCCACCGCCCCCTAAGCATGCTCAGGGAACCGTCAACCAGCCCATGGCCAATGCCCAGTTTCCGCAGGTGCACTTTCAGCAGCAAACCCAGAATATCTTGTATCGAAACAAGCTGCCTAGTGCTCAACTGTCCAATCACTCGATGGCACTATTGGGGGTTCTCAAGTCGGACACAAAAACAGACAGCCCAGACAGGGCGCATCAAACCGGCTCCCAGCCGTTTGCGCCTACGCCTTCGGGCCATGATCAGCCATTCAGCGGCATTCAGGGGCATGGAGGCGTTTCGGCGTACGTCCAACCGCCGGTTTTGAATGTGGGcgaacaacaacatcatcaagtAAACCCGGCCGTGAACTCGCGCTCtcagcagccaggcgaccCCCTACATCGGTCGACACTTTTGCAGATGTTCAAGAAGCCTGAAATCCACTCGCCGCCCACGAACCAGCCCGCCGAGCTACCTGCGAATACTGCAAGTGCTACTCTGATGAAGGGATTATCAACAGTCAAGGCTACCAACCAGGGCACTCACAGCCCTGTTTTTCAGAGCCGTGTGGCTCAGCCGGTCTCTAGCAGTCCTCTGAGTAGACCCCCTCAGGGCGTGTCGGATGTCAACTCTCAAGTTAACATCCAATCTCTCTCCCTTCAACCCCAGGGTGGGAGACGCGAGCATCAAAGCCCTCAACCTATCGCGGGATATAACTCGAGAGCAGCAGAAAACAGAGTTCCATCGTATCAAGGCACGTATAGCCACCCTGCCGTGAACAACAACCAGTCGCCACAAATGTTTTCCAGTCAAATTCATCAACGAGGCGAAACCCTCAACAAGTCGGGCGGACCTAGAGCACCTGCTTTAGCCTCGATACTTGGTGCTGCCGGTGCTGATAAGCCATCTAGCCTGGCCAGCCCTCCAGCGGCGTCAGCCCTTCCGGCACCTGGTGGTCTGCAGCAGAAGTCACAGATGTCGACAGAGCAGAGGCAAAAGCTTCTCTCGCTTTTCGGCAAGCCTCAATCGCCAAGTCCCGGGCCTGCATTCGATATAGATGACAAGGGAAAGACCAGGGAAATGGCAGCACCTGACGGGAGCAAGCGGTCGCGAGTGGCGTCCCTTGCCTCTGCAAGCGGGCAGGGTGCTCCGGAGGGCTTGCCTGAGTCACGGCGCGGCAGCCAGACCCCGATTTCTCCAGCGGATCGGAGTTTCTTGCTTGGGTATCTGGCATCAGTGGCAAACGCGAAATAG
- a CDS encoding Putative nucleotide-binding alpha-beta plait domain superfamily, RNA-binding domain superfamily, with protein MASSVGTMVSIDRTYLDTLIRRAQFNAETEAHSSHPTLTIARAEYDTLVKTVREFANLRRNLLRGGVSEETLAVLTSDESNWDEDTAEQRAGAPASVVTSQNFTQRRTNQPRKPAAVAVRNPEYGHHSGNLTVHQPVKQDWADAEPDARDMAETTVSPTEPDHGFTHQEVQLPVRPQLERIATRTVLMSNLAEGTTHADITGVIRGGQLLDIFLRAHDRSAQVSFLHGTDAKAFLEHAGRHDLYIRHKRVDIRWCDRQFTLPGHVASKVGIGATRNLVVRRCDPKLTEEGIRDDLDHIHNLIIIRVIFNNGNCHINTNSVHNAMFARTCMMSRLKYKGSKVEWDVDECAQPLGVTQTHRAQSHTLSHKRTLSNMPNRFEVLKLDGNDDDDENIPLEFHLRASVDIVV; from the exons ATGGCGTCGTCCGTCGGCACCATGGTCTCCATCGACCGCACTTATCTCGATACACTCATCAGAAG GGCTCAGTTT AACGCCGAGACAGAGGCTCATTCATCCCACCCTACCCTCACcatcgcccgcgccgagTATGACACCCTTGTCAAGACTGTTCGGGAATTCG CAAACTTACGCCGCAACCTCTTGCGAGGAGGTGTATCTGAAGAGACCCTTGCT GTCTTGACCAGTGATGAATCCAACTGGGACGAAGACACTGCTGAGCAGCGGGCAGGGGCTCCCGCTTCAGTAGTAACTTCTCAGAACTTTACTCAACGTCGGACCAACCAGCCTCGCaagccggccgccgtcgctgtgCGAAATCCCGAGTATGGCCATCACAGCGGAAATCTTACCGTTCATCAGCCTGTCAAGCAGGACTGGGCCGATGCCGAACCCGACGCACGCGACATGGCTGAGACGACAGTATCTCCCACCGAGCCCGATCATGGCTTCACTCACCAAGAAGTACAGTTGCCTGTTCGGCCGCAGCTCGAGAGAATCGCTACAAGAACCGTTTTGATGTCGAACCTTGCCGAAGGCACAACACACGCCGATATCACGGGTGTTATTCGAGGGGGCCAGCTGCTGGATATCTTTCTGAGAGCCCACGACCGCTCTGCCCAGGTATCGTTTCTGCACGGAACAGACGCCAAAGCATTCTTAGAACATGCTGGGCGCCACGATCTGTACATCAGACACAAACGG GTCGATATCCGATGGTGCGATCGACAGTTTACCCTCCCAGGCCACGTTGCGAGCAAGGTCGGAATCGGCGCTACCCGTAACCTTGTCGTCCGACGGTGCGACCCGAAGCTCACCGAAGAAGGCATTCGCGATGATCTGGACCATATTCACAACTTGATTATTATTCGAGTAATTTTCAACAACGGTAACTGTcacatcaacaccaactcAGTTCACAATGCCATGTTCGCGCGAACCTGCATGATGAGTCGACT GAAATACAAGGGGTCCAAGGTCGAATGGGACGTCGACGAATGTGCCCAGCCCCTGGGGGTTACTCAGACTCACCGGGCTCAGTCCCATACTCTTTCACACAAACGCACTTTGAGCAATATGCCGAACCGCTTCGAAGTCTTGAAACTTGACGgcaacgatgacgacgatgagaATATACCCCTAGAGTTTCACCTGCGAGCTTCAGTGGACATCGTGGTTTGA
- a CDS encoding Putative ribonucleotide reductase small subunit family, Ferritin-like superfamily, producing MSVEVTPSKQAAAALDSFKMESPVKKLNFNAADKENQPLASDVATATKNTDYQTKPTQEVTKQQAKPAVAPGIKEQELDEPLLQENGQRFVLFPIKYHEIWQMYKKAEASFWTAEEIDLSKDLHDWNNKINEDEKYFISHILAFFAASDGIVNENLVERFSGEVQVPEARCFYGFQIMMENIHSETYSLLIDTYIKEPAQRTYLFNAIDTIPCIRKKADWALKWINDEKSSFAQRLVAFAAVEGIFFSGAFASIFWLKKRGLMPGLTFSNELISRDEGLHTDFACLLYSHLKNRPSKQVIEDIIVDAVKIEQEFLTEALPCALLGMNSNLMKQYIEFVADRLLVALGNDKVYKSSNPFDFMENISLGGKTNFFEKRVADYQKAGVMNSTKKAQEEPTEGKGENGGDFVFDEDF from the exons ATGTCTGTTGAAGTCACACCGTCCAAGCAG gctgctgccgccctcgatTCTTTCAAAATGGAATCCCCCGTCAAGAAGCTTAACTTCAACGCtgccgacaaggagaaccAGCCCCTCGCTTCCGACGTTGCCACCGCAACCAAAAACACCGATTATCAGACCAAGCCCACCCAGGAGGTTACAAAGCAACAAGCAAAGCCCGCCGTTGCCCCCGGTATCAAGGAACAAGAGCTCGACGAGCCTCTGCTCCAGGAGAATGGCCAGcgcttcgtcctcttccccatTAAGTACCACGAG ATCTGGCAGATGTacaagaaggccgaggcctctTTTTGGACAGCCGAGGAAATTGATCTGTCAAAGGATCTCCATGACTGGAACAACAAGATCAACGAGGATGAGAAGTACTTCATCTCGCACAttctcgccttcttcgccgcctccgatGGCATCGTCAACGAGAACCTGGTCGAGCGCTTCAGCGGCGAAGTACAGGTTCCCGAGGCCCGATGCTTTTACGGCTTCCAGATCATGATGGAGAACATTCACTCCGAGACCTATTCCCTGCTCATCGACACCTACATCAAGGAGCCTGCTCAGCGCACGTACCTCTTCAACGCCATTGACACCA TTCCCTGTATTCGTAAGAAGGCCGACTGGGCTCTCAAGTGGATTAACGATGAGAAATCTTCGTTCGCCCAGCGTCTGGTTGCTttcgccgccgttgagggTATCTTCTTCAGCGGTGCCTTCGCGTCCATCTTCTGGCTCAAGAAGCGTGGTCTCATGCCCGGCCTGACCTTTTCCAACGAGCTCATCTCTCGTGATGAGGGACTCCACACCGACTTCGCCTGCCTGCTGTACTCCCATCTCAAGAACCGCCCCAGCAAGCAGGTCATTGAGGACATAATCGTCGATGCGGTCAAGATCGAGCAGGAGTTCCTGACTGAAGCCTTGCCTTGTGCCCTGCTTGGCATGAACTCCAACTTGATGAAGCAGTACATCGAGTTCGTTGCCGACCGTCTTCTGGTTGCTCTTGGCAACGACAAGGTCTACAAGTCTTCCAATCCCTTCGACTTCATGGAGAACATCTCCCTGGGCGGCAAGACCAACTTCTTTGAGAAGCGTGTTGCTGACTACCAGAAGGCCGGTGTCATGAACAGCACCAAGAAGGCGCAAGAAGAGCCCACTGAGGGTAAGGGAGAGAACGGTGGTGACTTCGTGTTCGATGAGGACTTTTAG